A single window of Methanothermobacter marburgensis str. Marburg DNA harbors:
- a CDS encoding BREX system ATP-binding domain-containing protein, translated as MNAESIINALKNGNVPPEGVGEICVGRERELEEFDKIFGKVKDGAAVTRFLNGEFGSGKSFFLKLLEERALADNFVVAKVTLSRDVPFNKFEVVYRSIVASLRCKTGTSLEHIIEKWTTQLRMMALRETTDPYQQERIVIDNINNDLKEVRKHATTFAAAIENYYKLSARGDQETAKYAMAWLSGEKNIPFTIKRQFGVKGDIDRENAFKYLEALSSFLRALNYSGLIILIDEAEHIMTLHTKKLRDTAYDYMRFIYDECSLGRFHNTLFIFAGTPEFFEDPKMGVPSYTALNERIEDVLNTEFKDLRKPIIRLDGFKKDNLMELSDRLIGMHEEVYEWEAKPVRESLDGIIARHEANAELTGYISPRNFVKSFISVLDVVQQNPELRSEEEILDLFEEKEMEFEEFEDEDWV; from the coding sequence ATGAATGCAGAGAGTATCATAAATGCCCTTAAAAATGGTAACGTCCCCCCGGAGGGGGTGGGAGAGATATGCGTTGGGCGTGAGAGGGAACTGGAGGAGTTCGACAAGATATTCGGTAAGGTTAAGGATGGGGCCGCGGTAACAAGGTTCCTCAACGGTGAATTCGGGTCGGGAAAGTCCTTCTTCCTGAAACTCCTGGAGGAAAGGGCCCTTGCAGATAACTTCGTCGTCGCCAAGGTGACACTCAGCAGGGACGTCCCCTTCAACAAGTTCGAGGTCGTCTACAGGAGCATCGTTGCCTCGCTCCGCTGCAAGACAGGCACATCCCTTGAGCACATAATTGAAAAGTGGACCACACAGCTCCGCATGATGGCCCTAAGGGAAACCACGGACCCCTACCAGCAGGAGAGGATAGTGATAGACAACATAAACAATGACCTCAAGGAGGTCCGTAAACACGCCACAACCTTCGCTGCTGCAATAGAGAACTACTACAAGCTCTCTGCACGGGGTGACCAGGAGACAGCAAAGTATGCAATGGCCTGGCTCAGCGGTGAGAAGAACATACCATTCACCATAAAGAGGCAGTTCGGTGTCAAGGGTGACATTGACCGGGAAAACGCCTTCAAGTACCTTGAGGCCCTCTCCTCATTCCTCAGGGCACTCAACTATTCAGGGCTCATAATACTCATAGACGAGGCAGAGCACATAATGACCCTCCACACAAAGAAGCTGAGGGACACAGCCTACGACTACATGAGGTTCATATACGATGAGTGCAGCCTCGGCAGATTCCACAACACCCTCTTCATATTCGCAGGGACCCCCGAGTTCTTTGAGGACCCCAAGATGGGCGTGCCCTCCTACACAGCACTGAATGAGAGGATAGAGGACGTCCTCAACACGGAATTCAAGGACCTCAGGAAACCCATAATAAGGCTTGACGGCTTCAAGAAGGACAACCTCATGGAGCTGTCAGATCGCCTCATAGGTATGCACGAGGAGGTCTATGAATGGGAGGCAAAACCTGTCAGGGAGTCCCTTGATGGTATAATAGCAAGGCATGAGGCCAACGCGGAACTCACAGGTTACATTTCACCGAGAAACTTTGTTAAATCATTCATAAGTGTCCTTGATGTTGTCCAGCAGAACCCTGAACTCCGAAGCGAGGAGGAGATCCTTGACCTCTTCGAGGAGAAGGAGATGGAGTTTGAGGAGTTCGAGGACGAGGACTGGGTTTAG
- a CDS encoding DEAD/DEAH box helicase: protein MSSESLNPRLRHFLANRLGWRSLREVQKSAIEAIGRGEDTLIVAPTASGKTEAAMIPVFNSILTEGLPPVSLLYVSPLKALINDMHSRLEYWGNHFNLEVMKWHGDVPPDTKRRFIRNPADILLITPESLEVIMVNRSRDERERIFRNLRYIIVDEIHYFIESDRGVQLNSLLARLERYTAVRPQRIGLSATVGNPEDVLEWMSPSGVVVKESSDRRLQYRIFSGGEAGVIDVLRRLTGRKVLIFVPSRREAERYYNIIRRCLDVDVFIHHSSLNRESREEAEEKFKSISAAFMVSTSTLELGIDVGDIDVVVHLRSPTTVNQFLQRTGRSGRRSGNQRTIIFHEGEVLLALSVVSLALSGKLEMLRIPRRPLDIYFHQILSSVFEIEKPGPAEIYRGLGRAHVFSDINQGDFRHLLEFMGESDFIRKHGTYLYHGFNFEKVFGKMNFLEFYSVFYPTYEFTVKHGTKTIGTLDAFFAVTYLEEGRGFVLGGENWIVREIDHEKFIVKVKPCSRKASIPDWSGGGAPVSFEVARHAYDILLGKFNRDLLKWLDDASRERVLSEMARASAAGLTRDVIPVSVGSDVEIHTFGGERVNGLISDIFRMEHDAYRVRDDAFAARFSAKVDYDDVVSTLNEIPSIISEEDFPLRLHDRLDRMVKNKFIEHLPEDVAAHIKYSLLYRPDELMGLLEASRPVEVEGFRIQVFHGSKK from the coding sequence ATGTCCTCCGAATCACTCAACCCCCGCCTCAGGCACTTCCTCGCCAACAGGCTGGGATGGAGGAGCCTGAGGGAGGTGCAGAAATCCGCCATTGAAGCCATAGGGAGGGGGGAGGACACCCTCATAGTTGCACCCACAGCCTCTGGTAAGACCGAGGCAGCCATGATACCTGTCTTCAACTCCATACTCACAGAGGGCCTCCCACCTGTCAGTCTGCTCTATGTCTCACCCCTCAAGGCACTCATAAATGACATGCACAGCAGACTGGAGTACTGGGGCAACCACTTCAACCTTGAGGTCATGAAGTGGCACGGGGATGTCCCGCCAGACACCAAGCGGAGGTTCATCAGGAACCCCGCGGACATCCTCCTAATAACACCAGAGTCCCTTGAGGTCATCATGGTGAACAGGAGCCGGGATGAGAGGGAGAGGATCTTCAGAAACCTCCGCTACATCATAGTGGATGAGATCCACTACTTCATAGAGTCAGACAGGGGTGTCCAGCTGAACTCCCTCCTTGCAAGGCTTGAGAGGTACACCGCTGTGAGGCCCCAGAGGATAGGGCTCTCTGCGACGGTTGGAAACCCCGAAGACGTCCTTGAGTGGATGAGCCCCTCGGGGGTTGTTGTAAAGGAGAGCTCTGATAGGAGACTCCAGTACAGGATATTCTCTGGTGGAGAAGCGGGGGTCATTGATGTTTTAAGGAGGTTAACCGGCAGGAAGGTCCTCATCTTCGTCCCATCAAGGAGGGAGGCCGAGAGGTACTACAACATCATAAGAAGGTGCCTGGATGTGGACGTCTTCATACACCACTCCTCCCTGAACAGGGAGTCACGGGAGGAGGCAGAGGAGAAATTCAAATCCATCTCAGCGGCCTTCATGGTGAGCACCAGTACACTGGAGCTTGGTATAGATGTGGGTGACATCGACGTGGTGGTACACCTGCGGAGTCCAACAACCGTGAACCAGTTCCTCCAGAGGACAGGGAGGAGCGGCAGGAGGAGCGGCAACCAGAGGACCATCATATTCCATGAGGGTGAGGTGCTCCTCGCCCTCTCGGTTGTCTCACTGGCACTTTCAGGTAAACTTGAAATGCTCAGGATACCCAGAAGGCCCCTTGACATATACTTCCACCAGATCCTGAGTTCGGTGTTTGAGATTGAAAAACCGGGGCCCGCCGAGATATACAGGGGCCTGGGGAGGGCCCATGTATTCTCTGATATAAATCAAGGGGACTTCAGGCACCTCCTTGAATTCATGGGTGAGAGTGATTTTATAAGGAAGCACGGGACCTACCTCTACCATGGCTTCAACTTTGAGAAGGTCTTCGGTAAGATGAACTTCCTGGAGTTCTACTCTGTTTTCTACCCCACCTATGAGTTCACTGTTAAGCACGGCACAAAGACAATAGGAACCCTTGACGCATTCTTCGCTGTAACATACCTTGAGGAGGGGAGGGGCTTCGTGCTTGGTGGTGAAAACTGGATTGTGAGGGAGATAGACCATGAAAAATTCATAGTTAAGGTTAAGCCCTGCTCACGGAAGGCCAGTATTCCTGACTGGAGTGGTGGCGGTGCCCCTGTGAGCTTTGAGGTTGCAAGGCACGCCTATGACATCCTCCTTGGAAAATTCAACCGGGACCTCCTCAAGTGGCTAGATGACGCATCAAGGGAGAGGGTCCTATCTGAGATGGCAAGGGCCTCTGCCGCAGGTTTAACCAGGGATGTTATCCCTGTGAGTGTCGGGTCGGATGTGGAGATCCACACCTTTGGAGGGGAGAGGGTTAACGGCCTCATCTCTGATATATTCAGGATGGAGCATGATGCATACCGTGTCAGGGATGATGCCTTCGCGGCGCGCTTCAGCGCAAAGGTAGACTACGATGACGTGGTATCTACTCTGAATGAGATCCCATCCATCATCTCTGAGGAGGACTTCCCCCTCAGGCTCCATGACAGGCTTGACAGGATGGTTAAGAACAAGTTCATAGAGCACCTCCCGGAGGATGTGGCGGCCCA